The window TCATCTAATCATAATATTTGGATTCTAACACCTTAATAAAATTGCACTATCATCAGTGAGTATTTGATCACAAAATAAACTGAAAAGAATTGGATATGATTATTGATCAACAATTTTCAAAAGAAATTGCACTCGATTTACTTAAGATTAACGCGGTTATCCTCCGCCCCAACGATCCATTTACGTGGTCTTCGGGTTGGAATTCCCCTATCTATTGTGATAACCGGCTGACGATGCGTTATCCAAAAATACGTAAGAAGATTGCGAAAAAGTTCGTTGAATTTATAAACGAAAAATATTCTGACGTTGATGTCATTACGGGTACCGCCACTGCAGGTATCCCCCACGCGGCTTGGGTAGCCGAAAATATGGATAAACCAATGTCATATGTCCGTGCCAAAGCAAAAGCTTACGGGCTGGGTAACCAGATTGAAGGTGGCATCCAAAAAGGCGAAACCACGGTAATTATTGAAGACCTTATTTCTACCGGCGGGTCGGCTATTTCAGTAGTCGAAGCCCTGCAGTTTATCAGCGCCGAAATTGAAGCCGTGCTAAGCATTTTCACCTATGGATTTGATAAAGCGACCAAACGATTTAAGGATGCGGGCGTACCTATGTTTACCCTTACCGACTATTCTACGCTTATTGATGTAGCCAGCGAACACGATTACGTGAATAAATCTGATCTGGAGACATTGGCCGAATGGCGTAAAACTCCCGACACCTGGCCAAATTAAATCTATACTTTTTCAAGTGCTTTTATCTGGTTGCAACGTTTATCGTTGTAACCAGACCTGCATTTTGAAATTCTTAATATCGTCATAAGATAAACCTTTGGCTCTTTATACCCTGTTACCAACCTAAAACAACAGCTTCATAAAGAGCTAAACTCTCCTTATATTCACCAGTCTAATCAATTCGTAACAAAACACCGTTCTAACGTGGATCAACGTAACTTTTATATCGAAACGTACGGCTGTCAAATGAACGTTTCTGACACCGAAATTGTCAACTCCATTTTGATGGAAGAAGGCATGCAGCCGGTCAACGAACCTGACGATGCTGAAGTTGTTTTTATTAACACTTGTTCGATCCGGGAAAATGCCGAAGAACGCGTTTGGAATCGCCTTAAAGAGTTTAAAGCACTTAAAAGGGAACGAGACAAAGACATGACAGTAGGCGTTCTGGGCTGTATGGCCGAACGTATCCGCGAAAAAATTATGGAAAAAGAAGAGCTCGTTGATCTTGTCGTAGGTCCGGATGCCTATCGCGACCTGCCCAAGTTGCTTTCGGATGTCGATGACGGACGCAAAGCTGTAAATACGATCCTTTCGCTCGAAGAAACCTATGCTGATATCAAGCCGGTGCGCCGAAATGATAATGGGGTGAGTGCTTTTGTTACGATTATGCGTGGCTGCGATAATATGTGTGCATTTTGCGTGGTTCCCTTTACACGTGGACGAGAACGCAGTCGCAAGGCTGACAGTATTATTGAAGAACTTCAACAGCTTAGCAATCAAGGATATAAAGAGGTTACCCTGCTGGGACAAAACGTAAACTCTTACGACGATGGGGAAAATTCTTTTGCCGATCTGATGTACAAGGCCAGCCAGGTTGATCCAGAAATGCGCATTCGCTTCTCCTCTCCACATCCCAAAGACTTCCCGGAAGAATTGCTCGAAATTATTGCCGAGCAACCAAACCTCTGTAATTATATCCACATTCCAGCTCAATCCGGAAATAACGAGGTGCTCGAACGAATGCGACGTCCGTATACCCGCGAACAATATTTAGAACTGGTTGAAAAAATGCGAGATATCATTCCGGGAGTTACCTTATCGACCGATATTATTACTGGTTTTTGTGGAGAGACCGAAGAAGAGCATGAGGATACGATGTCACTTATGGCCAAGGTGAAATACGATCTTGCGTATATGTTTGCTTATTCTGAACGCGGACGCACCTTAGCTCAGCGCAAATACGAAGACGATGTGCCGGAAGATGTTAAAAAACGTCGTCTCTCAGAGATTATTGAACAGCAAATGAATATCCAGGAAGAGCTCAACAAAAAAGAAATTGGCCGACGTCATCTTGTCTTGGTTGAAGGCACCAGTAAGCGCTCTGATGAGCAACTATGCGGCCGTACCGATACAAATAAAATGGTTGTTTTTGACCGTCAAGATAATCTCGAAAAAGGCGACTATGTTGAAGTGACCATTACCGACTGTACCTCTGCAACTTTGATGGGTGATGTTATCAAGAAAAGTAGTATTAAAGAGTATGACCAAGAAACTGTTGCGGCTTAATCGTCAATTATTACTTAATACGAACCCCTGCTGACCGGACAATTCACATTAATTGTTTATGGATCTAAAGCAGTAATTATTACCTTTATATACATAAAAGAGCTTAATACAAATTTAGTTTAATCAGCTTCTCCTCTATGGATCGTGAAGCATTTCAAGAACAATTTGGACTTATTGGCGAATCGGCCGCGCTAAAGCAAGTCATTGACAAAGTTATCCAAGTGGCCGATACTGATATTACCGTCCTTCTTCAAGGTGAAAGTGGAGTTGGTAAGGATGTAACCGCCAAAGCCATCCACGAGATTAGTCACCGCAAAGATAACGATATGGTGATTGTCAACTGTGGAGCCATTCCCGAAGGGATTATTGAAAGTGAACTTTTTGGTCACGAAAAAGGTGCTTTTACCGGAGCACACGAAGCACGTCAAGGGTATTTTGAAAAAGCTGACAACGGTACCATCTTTTTGGATGAGATTGGCGATACTCCCGCAAATGTACAAGTAAAATTATTGCGTGTCCTTGAAACGGGGGAATATTTCCGTGTAGGCTCCAGTAAAGTTCGAAAAACAGATGTCCGTGTTGTAGCAGCTACCAATAAAGATTTGTGGCAGTTGGTTCAGGATGAAGAATTCAGAGAAGACTTGTATTACCGGCTGGATACGGTCAAGGTTAAGCTCCCCCCTCTTCGCGAGCGTCCCGATGATATTATCCCCATATTTCGAAAATTTGTTACTGAATTTTCTGCCAAATACGATTCTGTTTTTAAAGGATTTTCAGATGAAGCCAAAGAGCTTTTAATTTCATATCGTTGGCCGGGGAACGTCCGTGAACTTCGAAATGTAGCCGAGCAACTGGTTGTACTCGAAAAGTCACAATTCATTGATACTGATACACTTCAGAAATACCTCAAGGGACGGCAACATACCGGTTCAGCTGATAACTTACCTATTCTTGCGGATAAAGAGTCCAATCAACAATCCAACGGCTCCCTTGGTGGTGAAGACCAACGTCTTATTTACCGGGCTTTGGTTGAACTGCAAAGTGATATTGGCGACCTGAAAAAAATGTTGGGTACATTTCTCTACTCCACCTTCTCGCAAAAAAATATGAAAGCATTACCTCAGAACATCCAAGATGAGTTTAGCCAAGGTAATATGTCAGATAGGGACATAAACGTAGGTGATGCCGCAGATGAAGAAATTGGAGGTATCGATTCTTTTACGGAAGCTGATATTTCTGAAGAAGATGAAACGGAAGAAAATGCATTTTCGAAATTTTTTAGTGAAGAGAATATTCCTTCTATTGAAAAGGCCGAACAGTTTTTGATCGAACAAGCTCTTAAAAAATATGATGGCAACCGGCGCAAAGCATCCGAAGCCCTGGGCGTAAGTGAACGTACTCTTTACCGTAAGCTGGACCAATATGATCTACAATAATAATTCAGGTGTAGTTGCGATACTCATTATCGCATTTGCGCTAAGTGGTTGTTTTCGCTATAGTTTTACCGGCACCTCAATCCCCGATGATGTAAATTCTATTTATATTCCCTTCTTTGCAGATCAATCGTCAGGGGGTGTTGGTAACCTAAGTGATCGTCTAAATGAAGCACTCATTAATCGTTTTATCAATCAAACCCGTTTACAGCTTGCCAATTCTCGGGATGTTGCCGATGCAGTTCTGGAAGGATCTATTACCAACTATGCCAACGAACCATTTAGTGTAACGGGTGAGGGACAAAGTAGCCTTAATGAAGTTACTATTACCGTTCGGGCTACTTTTCAATACACCGACAACGAACAGGCAGAATGGAGTAGCACTTTCCGGGGATCAGAAACATACGATACCAATGAAAATCCTATCGAAGGAGAAACCAATGCCGCTGCTGAAGCCCTCAATCAAGTGGCTAATAATATGTTTAACGATGCTGTAAGCGGTTGGTAATATCAAATTCCATTTTGATCGTTTTTATAAATCTGTGTATATAATTGAACTCTAAATCGGTTGGGAATCAGTAAAATTTAGCCAATGCCTCAATTACCGTTCAAAATTCCTAAATCTCTTGCTTCGTATGCCGAACATTTTGATAAAGAACCTATTGAAGCAACAAAACGCTTAAAAAAACAGCTCAAAAAACGTGGTCCCGATGCGGTGGGACACTTTCTTTTGGCTTGGTTTTATCACCTCGAAGGTATGGACGATCAAGCGGTAGACGAAGCTCTCAAGGCACGGATATTTGCTCCCGGCAGTCCTTTCTTTGAAAAGCTGCATTACTATTTGAGTCATCCTAACACTTTAGAAGCATGGACCCCTGAATCTACATCTGCTTCTACAAAAACCTCTTCTACGATTGATGAACCCGGCCCGGTTCTTAATCTGGACTCCCTCATTGAAAAACTTTCTTCTGTAGAATCAAAGAGGATTCGTCCGCAAAAAGAAGAAGAGACACAAACTAAATCTAAAAAACAAATGCCAGGTGATAATGTCGATGATATCGTATCAGAAACCCTGGCTCAAATTCATGAACGGCAAGGAAAATTTAGTGCTGCCATCAATACATATGAGCAGCTAATAAATCTTCATCCTAATAAAAAGGACCACTATAACGAAGAGATAGCTCGGTTGAAAGCTTTACGAGAAGAAAACGAAGGAGAGTAACCTATGCTTTTACAAAGGGATTGGCCTGCTTTTCGTGCCCAATAGTCGTTTTTGGCCCGTGTCCGGGATACACCACTGTATCATCCGGAAGGGAATAAAGCTGTTCACGAATTGCTTTTTCCAACACCTTAAAATCTCCTTTGTAAAGATCAGTTCGTCCAATGCCTTCTCGGAAGAGAGCATCTCCGGCAATAACAATTCCATCCTCTGAACTATACAGGGATACATGATCGGGCGCATGACCCGGCGTGTAGCGCACATCAAACGAAAAATCACCAATCTGCCATTCTTCTGTAACGGGTAATACTTCCGGCTCAAAATCAAAATCATTGGAAGTTAGGCCGAACATCGCCGCCTGGGACCCGAAATTATTCCACAAGTACCGATCCCTTTCACTAAGATAGACGGGCACATCAAAATCATCCAGCACACGCTGTAATCCCAATACATGATCGACATGGGCATGTGTTAGCAGTACCGCAAGGAGATCAATATCATGCTCCCGAAGCTTCTTTTTTACGTGCTCAAATTCTTGATCTTCTACAAAACCGGGATCAATTAGCAAGGCCTCCCCTCCTTCGGTCAACAGATAAGTATTTTCAGCAAAAGGTCCAACAGTAAACGAAGATATATTCATAAAAATGGATGGGCTATATAGTTTTCACAAATAAAAAAAAGGATGCATCTCTCATCGAAATGCACCCCAAAATTCCAAATCTTCCAGTACTTAGTCTTCTTTTCCGTAACGCTTCTTGAAACGATCGATACGTCCGGCCTTCTTCTGGAAGTTCATGTTACCGGTGTAAAAGGGATGGTTTTTAGAATCAACCTCGCTTCGATACACACCGTCTTGGGTATCCATCGTACTGCGAGTCTTAAATTCTGTACCATCGCTCATCACAACCGTGATTTCGTTGTACTCTGGGTGAATTCCGTCTTTCATGGGATCAATTAATTTCTTTATTGCTTTATTCAGTCGCTAAATATAAGGCCTTATCAACCTACTTGCAATCACAATCACTTATCAAAATCATCGAAATCATCCAGATCGTCAATAGATCCGAGCATGCTACCCAGCATATCCGAATAACTTCGGACATTGTCTAAATCCTCTTTACCCACCATCGAATGCTGGTGCAACGCTTCAATCACAAAATCCATTAATACAAACTTATTGCTACTCTTATCCAACAGTGAATTGCCATCTACAAGAGAAGCTAAACCTTCTACAGATTTCAATTTTTGCTCATATTCATCCTGACTTATGGTATCACCAATCTCCAGTGTATTTCCATCAGCAAACCAATCTAAAACCGGTTGGTACATGTTTTCCTCACTTTTCTTCTGCTCTGCAGGATCAGGAAAATACTGGGCAAATGTTTTCTTTATCGCTTTACCAATGATATGCTTGGCTACATTGAGAGCCCCCTCCTGCTCACCTTCATAAACAAGTTCCAGCTTTCCAGTCAACGCCGGCAAAATATGAAACACATCCGTAATACGAACCGTCGTATTCTCCTCACCATTTGTTAATGCCCTGCGCTCTGCCGCAGAAACCAGTTGCTCCATCGCCGTAATCGTCATTCTTGTAGAAACTCCGCTTTTCTGATCGATGTATTCCGATTCACGAGCTACAAACGCCACCTGTTCTAACAACTCTTTAATAATAGAAGGAACCGTAACCTCAATGGCACTATCTCTGGAAATCCAGGCCTCTTGATCGGTAATTTTCATTCCCGTGTCTAACTCTTTGGGATAATGCGTTAAAATCTGGGAGTCGATTCGATCTTTTAGCGGTGTGATAATACTACCACGGTTGGTATAATCTTCGGGATTGGCAGAAAACACCATCAGTACATCCAGCGGGATACGCACATTAAAACCTCGAATCTGGATATCGCGCTCCTGCATAATATTAAGGAGCGCCACCTGTATACGCGGCTGCAGATCAGGAAGCTCGTTAATAGCAAAAATTCCCCGATTGGTACGGGGGACCAATCCAAAATTGATCACATTTTCATTGGCCAAGGTTAGTTTTTCAGCCGCTGCTTTAATAGGATCAATATCACCAATAAGATCTGCCACAGCCGTATCCGGGGTAGCCAGTTTTTCGCCATAGCGTTCACTTCGGTGTATCCATTCAATCGGCGTATCATCGCCTTTTTCATCCACCAGCTCACGGGCATATTTTGATATTGGATTAAAAGGATCATCGTTGATCTCTGATCCCCGCACAATAGGCATATACTCATCCAACAAGACTGTAAGCTGACGTAATATCTTCGTCTTGGCCTGCCCCCTTAGCCCCAGTAAAATAATATCATGCTTGGACAACAGCGCATTTTGCAACTGAGGGATTACCGAATTATCATATCCCAAAATATTGGAAAAGATCGGCTCATCGGCTTTTATCTTTTTAATAAGATTTTGACGCACTTCTTCTTTCACCGATTTCGATTGCCAATCCGAAGCCCTTAATTCTCCCAGCGTTGTTACCTGTTCTCGCATACAATCCATTCTTAATTATTTTTGATTCGAGAGATAGTAAACCCGATAACACCCAAAATCATTTCATCCCCGCAACAATATCAACCGAAAATTTAATACCTTCAGGCAATATCATTGCTGAAGGTATGAGCAAAATGTAATTTAAAACCACTTGAAACTCTCCATAGAAATCCTTAGATATCAGAAGCAATGAAAGCGCTTACATAATCTACTGGAATCCTTATTTTTTTGTACGGAATGTAAGCGCTTTCATAAGTAACATTTTAAATTCGATCAACACACTTAGCTACTGAAAAGTATGTTCAGAATATCCACAATAATCTAAACCAAACTCTATGATACCTATCAAAAAGCTACTCATTACGTCATGCCTGATCTTGGGTCTTACACTACCCGGATTAGCACAGACTTCCGTTTCGGGAACGGTAATAGATGCCGAAACAGGTGAAACCCTGCCCGGTGTTAATATTACGGTCAAAGATATGCCCGAACGCGGAACGGCTACTAACATAGACGGTGAATTCACCTTAAATGTACCTTCATTAGAAGAAACACTGGTCTTTTCTTTTGTCGGTTACGTTACCCAAGAAGTACCTCTTAACGGACAACAAAACATCGAAGTTTCGCTCTCTCCCGATGTACAACAGTTAGAAGATGTTG of the Fodinibius sp. Rm-B-1B1-1 genome contains:
- a CDS encoding LptE family protein; translated protein: MIYNNNSGVVAILIIAFALSGCFRYSFTGTSIPDDVNSIYIPFFADQSSGGVGNLSDRLNEALINRFINQTRLQLANSRDVADAVLEGSITNYANEPFSVTGEGQSSLNEVTITVRATFQYTDNEQAEWSSTFRGSETYDTNENPIEGETNAAAEALNQVANNMFNDAVSGW
- the rpmE gene encoding 50S ribosomal protein L31, which translates into the protein MKDGIHPEYNEITVVMSDGTEFKTRSTMDTQDGVYRSEVDSKNHPFYTGNMNFQKKAGRIDRFKKRYGKED
- a CDS encoding sigma 54-interacting transcriptional regulator — its product is MDCMREQVTTLGELRASDWQSKSVKEEVRQNLIKKIKADEPIFSNILGYDNSVIPQLQNALLSKHDIILLGLRGQAKTKILRQLTVLLDEYMPIVRGSEINDDPFNPISKYARELVDEKGDDTPIEWIHRSERYGEKLATPDTAVADLIGDIDPIKAAAEKLTLANENVINFGLVPRTNRGIFAINELPDLQPRIQVALLNIMQERDIQIRGFNVRIPLDVLMVFSANPEDYTNRGSIITPLKDRIDSQILTHYPKELDTGMKITDQEAWISRDSAIEVTVPSIIKELLEQVAFVARESEYIDQKSGVSTRMTITAMEQLVSAAERRALTNGEENTTVRITDVFHILPALTGKLELVYEGEQEGALNVAKHIIGKAIKKTFAQYFPDPAEQKKSEENMYQPVLDWFADGNTLEIGDTISQDEYEQKLKSVEGLASLVDGNSLLDKSSNKFVLMDFVIEALHQHSMVGKEDLDNVRSYSDMLGSMLGSIDDLDDFDDFDK
- the miaB gene encoding tRNA (N6-isopentenyl adenosine(37)-C2)-methylthiotransferase MiaB produces the protein MDQRNFYIETYGCQMNVSDTEIVNSILMEEGMQPVNEPDDAEVVFINTCSIRENAEERVWNRLKEFKALKRERDKDMTVGVLGCMAERIREKIMEKEELVDLVVGPDAYRDLPKLLSDVDDGRKAVNTILSLEETYADIKPVRRNDNGVSAFVTIMRGCDNMCAFCVVPFTRGRERSRKADSIIEELQQLSNQGYKEVTLLGQNVNSYDDGENSFADLMYKASQVDPEMRIRFSSPHPKDFPEELLEIIAEQPNLCNYIHIPAQSGNNEVLERMRRPYTREQYLELVEKMRDIIPGVTLSTDIITGFCGETEEEHEDTMSLMAKVKYDLAYMFAYSERGRTLAQRKYEDDVPEDVKKRRLSEIIEQQMNIQEELNKKEIGRRHLVLVEGTSKRSDEQLCGRTDTNKMVVFDRQDNLEKGDYVEVTITDCTSATLMGDVIKKSSIKEYDQETVAA
- a CDS encoding sigma-54 dependent transcriptional regulator, with the protein product MDREAFQEQFGLIGESAALKQVIDKVIQVADTDITVLLQGESGVGKDVTAKAIHEISHRKDNDMVIVNCGAIPEGIIESELFGHEKGAFTGAHEARQGYFEKADNGTIFLDEIGDTPANVQVKLLRVLETGEYFRVGSSKVRKTDVRVVAATNKDLWQLVQDEEFREDLYYRLDTVKVKLPPLRERPDDIIPIFRKFVTEFSAKYDSVFKGFSDEAKELLISYRWPGNVRELRNVAEQLVVLEKSQFIDTDTLQKYLKGRQHTGSADNLPILADKESNQQSNGSLGGEDQRLIYRALVELQSDIGDLKKMLGTFLYSTFSQKNMKALPQNIQDEFSQGNMSDRDINVGDAADEEIGGIDSFTEADISEEDETEENAFSKFFSEENIPSIEKAEQFLIEQALKKYDGNRRKASEALGVSERTLYRKLDQYDLQ
- a CDS encoding tetratricopeptide repeat protein, with product MPQLPFKIPKSLASYAEHFDKEPIEATKRLKKQLKKRGPDAVGHFLLAWFYHLEGMDDQAVDEALKARIFAPGSPFFEKLHYYLSHPNTLEAWTPESTSASTKTSSTIDEPGPVLNLDSLIEKLSSVESKRIRPQKEEETQTKSKKQMPGDNVDDIVSETLAQIHERQGKFSAAINTYEQLINLHPNKKDHYNEEIARLKALREENEGE
- a CDS encoding MBL fold metallo-hydrolase; amino-acid sequence: MNISSFTVGPFAENTYLLTEGGEALLIDPGFVEDQEFEHVKKKLREHDIDLLAVLLTHAHVDHVLGLQRVLDDFDVPVYLSERDRYLWNNFGSQAAMFGLTSNDFDFEPEVLPVTEEWQIGDFSFDVRYTPGHAPDHVSLYSSEDGIVIAGDALFREGIGRTDLYKGDFKVLEKAIREQLYSLPDDTVVYPGHGPKTTIGHEKQANPFVKA
- the pyrE gene encoding orotate phosphoribosyltransferase; the encoded protein is MIIDQQFSKEIALDLLKINAVILRPNDPFTWSSGWNSPIYCDNRLTMRYPKIRKKIAKKFVEFINEKYSDVDVITGTATAGIPHAAWVAENMDKPMSYVRAKAKAYGLGNQIEGGIQKGETTVIIEDLISTGGSAISVVEALQFISAEIEAVLSIFTYGFDKATKRFKDAGVPMFTLTDYSTLIDVASEHDYVNKSDLETLAEWRKTPDTWPN